TCTCATCAGCCTCTCGGCGACGAAAAAGCAGTAACGTCTCCGCAAAAAAGCCAACCACGAGGAAATAGAAGCATATTTCCGTTTTCAAAAAACCCCTCCCCTATAAAAAGAGCCGCCCCCGTGCCGGGAGCGGCTCTTTTTATTTAAAACGTCCGGCTTACAGCGTGTCGAGAGGGTAGTGGTCCTTGTCGCCGCCGGTCGGCTGTCCCGCCGCGCCGTCTACCGTGACTTTCTCGGTGCAGTTTGTCACCGTTGAATTGTTGTAGACATAACCGGCTATCGTGCCGACGATAGCTCCGCCGCTGATGCTGCCTTTGGCGTCGCAGCCCTCCACCTCAAAGGCTGTCGGCTCGGGGCAAAATTCTTCGTATTTGGCAAGGTAGAAACCGCCGCCGACGATCATGCCGATGCGCTTCGAGCCTGCCGTCACCGCGACGGTCACGTTATCCGTCTTACAGCCGCTGATCTGGGTCTTCGCTCCCGAAGTGGTGCCCGCATAACCGACCAGGCCGCTTATCAGCGCCGACGTGGGAGACTCCACGACGACCTTGACGTCCTTCGCGCTGCAGCCCTTCACGTATTTGCTGCTCATCGCGCAGCCCGCAAGCGCGCCAATGCCGGCTGTGGCGTTGCCCTTGGCCGTCACCGAGCCGCCTGTGGCGTGACAGTCGACGAAGTTGCAAACTTCACCGCCGCCGACGATAAGGCCCGCGCCCTGTCCCATTCCCTGCGCGATGTCGCCTTCCATTACGACGTTGGCCTGCGCGTAACAGTCTTTCAGCAGCACTGGCCCCGCGACTCCGCCGGCGATACCGCCGACCATCGCGGCGGCGTTCATCTTATTGCTGCCCGTGAGAGTGACTTTCTCGATGCGGACGTCGGCGCTTTCCGGCGCGTGGGCATAGCCGACGACGCCGGCGACGCACATAAGCCCGTTGACCTTCGCGTCTTCAACGGTGAGATTCTTCACCGCCGCGCCGTCGCCCGTCATGCAGCCGAAGAGCCCCGTGCCCATTGCCTGCGGCGCGTTGACGGTAATGCCGGAGACGGTATGGTCATCGCCGTCAAAGACGCCTGTGAACGCGGCTTCCGGCTGCGGGTCCTCTTCCGTGCCCTCGACCGGCTTAAAGCTGCCGATCGGCTGCCAGTTCCTGTATCCAGCGCCCGAAAGGTTGACGTCGTTCATCAGGACATAATGGCCGCCCAGGTTGTTGCGGACACAGTTAAGCTGATCCGCCGTCTTTATCTGCCACGGCTCGGCCTCGGTGCCGCGGCCGCCCGCGGTAAATTCAAACGAGGCGAGCGGAGTGTTCTTGTCGTCGCCGCCGATGATCTGCTGCCCCGCCGCGCCGTTTACCGTGACGTTCGCGGTGCAGTCTTTCACCGTTGAATTGTTGTAGACATAGCCGGCCACCGTGCCGACTACGCGGCCGCCCTCGATGCTGCCGTCCGCTTTGCAGTCCGTGACGTTAAAGGCGTTGGGCACGGGGAAATATGCGACGTAAAGCGGGCAGTAGAAACCGCCGCCTACGATCATGCCTATGCGGCTCGCGCCGTCCGAGACACGGATCGTCACATTTTTCGTCGTGCAGCCGCTGATCTCGGTCGGCGTTACGTCGGGAGCTCCGGCGTGGCCGAGGAGGCCGCCGATCATACTGGAGGTGGCGTCGTTTACGGTAACGGTGACGTCGCTGACAGAGCAGTTTTTCACATAGCCGCTCTCCTGCGCGCAGCCCGCGAACCCGCCGATGCTCATAGTCGCGCGGCCGTTCGCCGTCACGGAACCGCCGACGGCATGGCTGTCTTCAATGTTGCAGCCTTCGCCGCCGCCGACCACGATGCCGACGCCCTGACCCGTTCCCCGCATGCCGTCGCCGTTCAGCACGACGTCCGCCCGCGCGGTGCAGCCCTTCACCAGTACCGGTCCGCCGACCGCGCCGGCGAGGCCGCCGGTGAGCGATGTGCCGGAGACTTTGTTGTCCCCCGAAAGCACGACGGATTCGATGCGGACATCGGCGCTTTCCGGCGCGTGGGCATAGCCGACCACCGCGCCCGTTCCGGCGCCGCCGTTTATTTCCGCGTTCACGACGGTGAGGTTTTTAATGATGGCTCCGTCCCCCGTCATGCATCCGAAGAGCCCAGTGCCCATACCCGGCTGCGCGGAGGCGACTTTCACATTGGATATGCTGTGGCCGCCGCCGTCGAATGTGCCGGTAAATGCCGCCTCGGGCGCCGGCGTTTCATCGTCTTCTTCGGAGATAGCCTTAAAGTTTCCGATGGGCTGCCAGTCCTCATATCCAGACAGGTCCAGGTCCTTTGTCAGCGCAAAATGTCCGCCCAGATGGCTGCGGACGGCCTCAAGCTGTTTCGCCGTCTCGATCCGCCACGGATTTTCCGCCGTACCGGCGCCGCCGGCAAATTCCGACGAACCGGACGAACCGCCGCCGCAGCCCCCCGAAACGAATACTGCCATAGCCAGCATCAGAAGCATAGAAAGCAGACAAAAATTCTTACGGTTCTTCACCGTGTATCCCTCCTTCACAAATTTTAAGTTAGCTATAACTAACCAAACGCCGCCTATTCTATAAAGGAATTTATGAAATGGCAACGCCTGAACAGTCCGGCATCTATCCGTTCGGACATTTTTTCCGGTATTCCATCGGAGAGACCCCGTAAAATTTATGAAAGGCAGAGGTAAACTTGTTCGGATTTTCGTACCCTATTTTTGCGGCGATATCGGCGACCGTGAAACCTTCCTCCTTCAGCAGATCCCGCGCCGCCTGCAGGCGGCAGGCGCGCAGAAAAGCATAAGGCGACGTGCCGCAGACCTCTCTGAAGGCCCTCTTCATCACCGTTTGTGATATCCCAAAGCGCCTGGACAACTCGGCTATCGTGTGGTGCATACCGATATTTCCGGCGATGAAGTCTCTGACGCCGATCATCAGCCGTTCATGCCGCCGGTCCGTGTATTTCACCGCGGCGGGCCGTCCGCGCTCCTCAAGGTCGCTCAGGAAAAGCAGCAGTTCGACGACCTTCACCTTCATATAGCCCTCTTTCCTTTCTTCCCTGACGGAATAGAGGCCGGAAAAAATATGCTCAACGGACGCCTCGCCCCGCATGATAAAACCGCGGCCCCCGCCGCGTGCCAGCGCTTCGATTTTTTCCAGATCGACGAACAGCAGCTTCAGGTCGCGCTTCAAATCCGCGGGCAGCGCGCCCGGCTCTATAATGACGGATATCCCGCAATAGCGCTTGGAGGGGAAAGAGAAAACCGTCCCGTGTGCCGGCGGCGGACAGACAAGCAGATCCCCCGGCCCCAGGCAGCAGCGGCTCCGGTTTTCAAAACAACGCTCACACCGCCCCGACAGGCAATGGCTTATCTCGATCGCCGCCCCGCGTGCGCGGCCGCGCGGAGCGACGCAGCCTCCCATGCTGATGTCGTTATAGGCCAGCTCACAGCCGGGGAAGACACGGTACAAGAAGATATCGCCCTCGCCGCTCCCGTTCCCGAGGTGCAGGGCCGAGCGGTCTCCCGCATCCGCCATGCCCGGAGGCGGATCTCCGCGGGCGGCGATACTCTGAAATGCGGCCCCGGGATTAAATGGAGGCCGCTCCGGCTTATTAGTCCCCTCTGCCGACATTACCGCAGACAGTCTGTATATACCTTCCATGACGCACCTCCTTATTATATAGTTAACTATATCTAACTACAAATAATTATATTACACTTCCTCATGTCTGCCAAATAGAGACGCGCATAATAAAGACGCCACGGCTTTGTTTTCCCGCGGCAAATACCGGTGATTTTGCCTTTTCCTTACAAAAACCTCTGTCTGTGAGTTATCATGATAAAATAGTTTCAGGATATTCTATACGTTCGGGAGGAATAGATATGACGGAACCCTTTTCATTTAAATACCAGCTCAGCACGATGGCAAAGGAGAGGCTCGACCCCTCGGAGATAGGCGTCATGATAAAGCTCAGCATCGAGCATAAAGCCATTTCGCTCACAGCCGGCGAACCGTCGGCGGATATATATCCCATCGACGATCTCAAAAAGGCCTTCGCCCCGATCTTTGACGATCCGTCGCTGCTCGCCTACGCGAAAGAGGACTTCGGCCTGATGGAGCTGCGCGAGTGGATAACCCGCCGCATGAGGGCCGACGGCATGGCCCCCGACTGGGTGACGAGCAGGAACATCCTGCTGACCAACGGCGCTGGCGAGGCGATCGAGCTGGTCGCGGAGACGCTGATCGACCCAGGCTGCACGGTGCTCGTCGAAGCGCCGACCTTTACGGAGACGCTGCTCACCTTCCGCAAACAGGGCGCGAACTGTGTCGGCGTGCCCTCCGACGACGACGGCATCATCCCAGAAGAGTTTGAACGGCTGCTTAAATCGCGCAGCGTGCGTTTCCTCTATACGATACCTAACTTCCAAAACCCCAGCGGCCGCACCTCGCCGCTTGAGCGCCGCAAAGAGATCCTCGCCATCGCCGCGAAGTACGACGTCCCGATCTTCGAGGACGACCCCTACCACTACCTGAGCTACGACGAAGAGGCTCCCGCGACATACCTGGGCCTCGCCGGCGACGACCGGCGCGTGCTGCACAGCAACAGCTTCTCCAAACTGGTCGCGCCGGGGATGCGCTGCGGCTGGCTCGTCGTGCCGGACGCGATCATCCCGCACCTCAACGCCTTCCGCATCAGCGCCGGCCTCACGCGTCCCGCGATCCTGCAGCTCGGGCTCTTCAACTACCTGAATAACGCGGACTTCGGCGAGCGCGTCGGCTTCCTGCGCGACACCTACCGCGTGCGCCGCGACGGCATGGTAAAGGCGATAGAGAAGCACCTCAAACCGCTGGGGATAAAGACGAACTACCCCAAGGGCGGCTTCTTCCTCTGGGGAGAGGCGCGGGGCGTCGACGACATGACAGCCTTCGCGCGCTTCGCGGTGGAAAAGAAGAAGGTCGGCATCATCCCGGGGAGCGCCTTCTACACGATCGACGAAGCGAAAAACGGACACGACGCCTTCCGCATCTCCTTCGCAAAGGTCGACCCCGAAACGGCGGAAGAGGGGATCAAACGGCTCGCCGAGGCTTTCAGGGAGTACAAATAATTATTATCGTCATCGATATATCCTAAGAAATACTCCATGGGGTACAGCAAGCGCGTACCCCTTTTTATTGTATTAACGTTTTGAAATAAAAGCAAAAAGCCAGCTTTACCGCAGAAATTAGTCGTTTGTAGATATTTTATTGTTACTTTCGTTATGAAAGTGTATAATATCACAATATTAAGTGACATCAATTCGTTAGGAGCTAGCATGTAATGCCGATAAAAACTACCGCTCAAGACGCTGCTTTAGAGCAAATAATGGAGCTGATACAGCGTAAAGAAATTTTTCCCGGCGCCAGGCTGTTTGAGACAGACCTCGAAAAGTCGCTGGGCATGAGCAGAACTCCGATAAGAGGGGCTTTGGACCAGCTGGTAGTGGACGGAATCCTTGAAAAAAAACAGAATCAAAGGGGATATTTTTTCCCTAAACTAACACTTTCCGATCTATATGAGGCATACATATTCAGAGAGCGCCTTGAAGTGACCTCGGTCAGCCTTGCCTGCCTCAACTGGAATCATCAGGCTGGTAAAAAAATATATGATGCGATCAGGACAGAAAACGAAAAAAATGAGACCCAAATATGTGACACATATAAAGACCTCAGTGACGGTTTTCACGTAACCTTGGCCGCTTCTTCCGGCAACGAATACCTCGTGAGGGCGCTTAAACAAGTCTATTTACGTATATGTATGTATGAACTATTCTATGGTATCAGTCTCTATCGCGTGGATAGAGATCAGGACCGCCACAAAGATTCAAACGATCAAATGATCCTTCAGCACGAGGATATCGTCGTAAGTATTGCACAACGTGATATGGCGGCGGCAGTAAAAAAGATGGTGCGCCATCTTAGGCACGCTCCCGCGGCAAGCGAACATGTCATGTCTTTTTTTAAATGGAAAGAATATGAAAAAATATTCCCTAACTGAGATAACATAAAATTATATTAAAAAATAGAAGCGAAAAGCCTTGACGTGATCTTTAAGGTTTTTCGCTTTTGTTATAATCGGCTTAAACAATGAGTCCTATTACCGTCCATACCTTCCTAAATATAAATCTATATATTTAATTTTATAAAAAATATATTCTAATTCTATAACACTTCAAAACCTATTGACACATTTCCAGAGACGGCTATAATTGAATCCAATAAACGTATACGTTTTTCGTACTCAATTAAATTTACCCATGATATATTGCTTCACCATTTAATGCAGAGGAAGTGGTGTTATGGATATCGCTGTATTCGGAGCTGGCAACGGTGCTCACGCGCTTGCCGGAGACCTTGCCTTACATGGGCATAACGTCCGGCTGTGGGAAAATCCGTCGTTCAGCGACAATATAAAACATTTGGAACGCAGCGGCGGCAAGTTGACGCTTACCGGAGCAGCATCAGGCGAGGCCAAACTTTCGCTGGTAACGACAGAGGCCGCCGCCGCGCTTGACGGAGCGGAAGCGGTATTTGTCCTGATGCCTTCATACGGGCAGGAATCAGCCTTCGATTACATGGCGCCTCACCTCAAAGATGGGCAGGCCGTGCTTGTAATGCCCGGTAATTTTGGCGCGATCTCTCTCTATCTAAGAATGAAGGCGCGTGGCCTGGAAAACCAGATACTTATCGGCGAAAGCGACACGATCCCATATGCCGCACGTCTGGACAAGAACAAAAGCTGCAACATCTTCGGAGTAAAGGGCAGCGTCTGGGCTTCCGCAGTCCCGGCGAGCGCGACGGACAGGCTTTTACAGAAAATTGAGGGGATATTGCCGGTCAAGCTCCTTCCCCTCCCCAGCGCGCTCGCTGTCGCGCTCGCCAACACCAATATGATCATCCACTGCCCCACCATGATCATGAACGCCGGCCGCATCGAGACCGGAGAACGTTTTCGTTTCTACAA
The window above is part of the Cloacibacillus evryensis DSM 19522 genome. Proteins encoded here:
- a CDS encoding GntR family transcriptional regulator, whose protein sequence is MPIKTTAQDAALEQIMELIQRKEIFPGARLFETDLEKSLGMSRTPIRGALDQLVVDGILEKKQNQRGYFFPKLTLSDLYEAYIFRERLEVTSVSLACLNWNHQAGKKIYDAIRTENEKNETQICDTYKDLSDGFHVTLAASSGNEYLVRALKQVYLRICMYELFYGISLYRVDRDQDRHKDSNDQMILQHEDIVVSIAQRDMAAAVKKMVRHLRHAPAASEHVMSFFKWKEYEKIFPN
- a CDS encoding helix-turn-helix domain-containing protein; the encoded protein is MADAGDRSALHLGNGSGEGDIFLYRVFPGCELAYNDISMGGCVAPRGRARGAAIEISHCLSGRCERCFENRSRCCLGPGDLLVCPPPAHGTVFSFPSKRYCGISVIIEPGALPADLKRDLKLLFVDLEKIEALARGGGRGFIMRGEASVEHIFSGLYSVREERKEGYMKVKVVELLLFLSDLEERGRPAAVKYTDRRHERLMIGVRDFIAGNIGMHHTIAELSRRFGISQTVMKRAFREVCGTSPYAFLRACRLQAARDLLKEEGFTVADIAAKIGYENPNKFTSAFHKFYGVSPMEYRKKCPNG
- a CDS encoding PLP-dependent aminotransferase family protein; translated protein: MTEPFSFKYQLSTMAKERLDPSEIGVMIKLSIEHKAISLTAGEPSADIYPIDDLKKAFAPIFDDPSLLAYAKEDFGLMELREWITRRMRADGMAPDWVTSRNILLTNGAGEAIELVAETLIDPGCTVLVEAPTFTETLLTFRKQGANCVGVPSDDDGIIPEEFERLLKSRSVRFLYTIPNFQNPSGRTSPLERRKEILAIAAKYDVPIFEDDPYHYLSYDEEAPATYLGLAGDDRRVLHSNSFSKLVAPGMRCGWLVVPDAIIPHLNAFRISAGLTRPAILQLGLFNYLNNADFGERVGFLRDTYRVRRDGMVKAIEKHLKPLGIKTNYPKGGFFLWGEARGVDDMTAFARFAVEKKKVGIIPGSAFYTIDEAKNGHDAFRISFAKVDPETAEEGIKRLAEAFREYK
- a CDS encoding NAD/NADP-dependent octopine/nopaline dehydrogenase family protein — its product is MDIAVFGAGNGAHALAGDLALHGHNVRLWENPSFSDNIKHLERSGGKLTLTGAASGEAKLSLVTTEAAAALDGAEAVFVLMPSYGQESAFDYMAPHLKDGQAVLVMPGNFGAISLYLRMKARGLENQILIGESDTIPYAARLDKNKSCNIFGVKGSVWASAVPASATDRLLQKIEGILPVKLLPLPSALAVALANTNMIIHCPTMIMNAGRIETGERFRFYNDGMSASVCSVMEKMDEERLAVGKAWGYNLVTEFEDALANYDLDSTQYRNLHEIFSLHPVYSKMGADSPQSVTHRYITEDVPYLLVPLSEMGKMVKVPTPTIDAIIHLASIINKTNYPAYGRGLKAMGFKNIAFENIKDIVHG